The following DNA comes from Triticum aestivum cultivar Chinese Spring chromosome 3D, IWGSC CS RefSeq v2.1, whole genome shotgun sequence.
tctccctcctccttgctggatcaaggcgtgggagacgtcaacgctctgtacgtgtgttgaacgcggaggtgccgtccgttcggcgcttggatcatcggtgatttggatcacgacgagtacgactccatcaaccccgttctcttgaacgcttccgctcgcggtctacaagggtatgtagatgcactcctcccctctcgttgctagtaaactccatagattgatcttggtgatgcgtagaaaattttaatttctgcaacaatcCCCAACAGCGTGACAAACAAAACATCGACCAGCGAGGCGGGGATCAAACGCTTGCATAAAAATTACAAAAACTAAATCGAACggtgaaaaacttagatgagacatCATAAAAAATCATCTAGATGTGATTTTACAATTTAGTATAAAGATATTCAACTGGACAAACGAAGGACAAAAGCCAGAACGCGCGCCAGATAGAACAATTTGCATGAACCGTACAACTTAATAATGTGACGAGAATTAGCAAAAAGTCAATCCAATTTTTACCAAAGCAAATCATAAATTCGAAAAACTATAACAAATTTTCTTTTTTTTAGAAAGtcatgaacaactcacatattttCAAGGCAAATGAACAACTCACACTTTTTTAGAGCTAATTGATGGACGTGATTTGAAAAGAgggtaagaaaaagaaaaaaaacatgccCAAACACCGACGCAGGGCACAAGAGGCCAACAAATAGTCCTAGCCATGGGCCGCCCGGCCCGAACAGCCCGACCCGATCCGGCCCGACGCTGCACCCAGGCCGGGCCTGGGCCTAGGTTTTGAGCACGAAGACTAGGTCGGGCCGGGCCTAGACCCGCTGTTTCTACCATTTACTGAAGAGGCCCGGCCCGAGGCCCGGTGTGTTTTTTGCTGTgacgggccgggcttgggcctgaaaATTAGGCCCGACGGCCGGGCCGGCTCGGGGCTGAGTTTTCTACCTCGGGCTTGGTCAGGCCCGGCCCGAAGGATGGCCAGGTCTACCAACAAACGATTAATAAGGACCGAAGGATGAAGCAGCGACCCCAGCACATAACGGACGCGGCAACCGATCCCAGCATAAAACAGACACGGCAAGTACGCGAGCACATGACAAACGCAACAACTACGGAATCAAGGGTTCGCACATAAAAACGACAGTAGATCGAACGGTGAGGGACTTACATGTGAGAGAGCTATTTCACATCTAGCAACATGTTTCTAAAATGGCATGTTCCAACTTTTCACAGTTCACACCCGGATGAATTGATTCTTCGATTCATCATATAGCGCGTATGATACAGCTATGAGCACGTTCAGTACAATCACTcctatgttttttttgtttttgttttttttgcgacTGAATCACTCCTATGTTTTTACACCACGAGAACCGGCAAAACAATTTTACAAGCGAGAGAAAAGAAAATTGAACAAGTCGATCCCTACGATCGAGCCACGCCACTACTTGACATCAGTTGATCGGCGATCAGCCTCATTTCTTCCACATCCCACTGATCCTCCGGAGCACGTTGCCGTTCTTCCTGGCGGCcgccgcgtcgtcgtcgagctcgtcgTACAAGCCCGCGTACTTGCCGCCGTCCAGCGACTCGCCACGGTCCAAGATCTTCCCGTTgccgcccttgcccacggtgagcaaCGCCATGGCGGTCTCGGCGGCCTTGCGCCACTGCTCGGCCTGCACCCTCAGCCGCCTCAGCTCGGCCTCTGTCTCCCCCTtcttcgccgcctccgccgcggcgtcgGCCTCCGATTTCGCCGGCACTTTCTCGGACTCGTACTGCCGCAGCTCGAGCTTCAGCTGCCCGTTCTCCTGCAGCGCGCCTTGCAGCTGCGCTTTCAGCTCGTCGGCCGTGCTGTTCGTTCTCGCGTCGTCCTGTGCCTTCTTGGTCGCGTCCTGGGCGCGCCTCAGCTCGGACTCCCTGTCGAACAGGCTCGCCTTGAGGAACATGACCTCGGACTTGGCGCTCGCGAGCGCCGTGGCAAGCTTGCCATGCCGCAGGTCGGACTCCACCTTTATCTGGTCCATGAGCTCGTACGCGCACTGCGTCTCGACTGTGCTCAGGATCTTCTCTTCCTGGAACCTGGCCTCCACGTCCTCCAGCGCCGACCTCAGCTCGGCGGCCTCCGAGTCAGAGCAGTTGCAGctctggccggcggcggcggcctttGCCGACGTcgtctcctccacctcctcctcgaggGCCTTAAGCTTCGCGCGCGACTCCTCGAGCTCCGTGACGACGAGGCTGAAGGAATCCATCAGCTTGGAGCCGTCCGTGAGCAGCGAGTCGATGGTGGCCCGGCTCGCCTCCAGCTGCTGCTTGCATTCCTCGTGCAATGCTCGCGCCTGCGCCTCGGCCTCCTCGCTCGCCGTGAGCTTGGCCCTGAGCTCGTCGACGGTCGccagcgcctccgccacctcctgcttgcggTCGGCGCGGGCCGCCGCGGCGAGCTGCACGCGGAGGCGGTGCACCTCGCCCATGGCCGCGACGAGCGCGGCCGAGTCCGCCTCGTGCTGCTTCTGCATGGCCTCCAGCTCCGACTGCCACGAGCGATCGCGCTCCTGGGACAGCCGGCGGAGCTCGAAGATGCGGGTCTCCTCCACGGAGGAGAGCTCGGCGAGCTGCGCCCGCGAGTCGCTGGCCTGGGCCGACGCCTCCGCGGCCTGCGCCCTGGCCTCCTCGGCCTCTTGCAGGGCCCGCTTCCTGGAATTCTCGGAGGAATGGAGCTGCTCCTTGGCCTTCTTGAGCTCGTCCTGCAGCTGCGAGAGCTGGGACTCCAGCTCCGACAGCTTCATCGGTGACCTCCTTTTCTGGTGTTATCAAATTCAGCAAAAAGATTAGTGGTGTGTGCCAGACTCCAATCAACAAACTCGTGGTGGTTTCACTTTCAACAATGGCATGATTAGCGAGGGATTAGTGGTGGAAAGTTCTGGTATTGGAATTTTAGATGATTGTCTTGCTATCCCTGCCAACTTTCACCACTTTCGGCTCAAAAGAAAGAAAATACTTTCACCACTTTGCATCATCACATTGTAAGACTTCTCTTGGCAGTAAGGATCGAAGCACGGCTTTGGGAGAATTGGCGCGAACATTAGCTCAAAAAAAAAAGATCATTTAACCAACTAAGAACGAAGTACTTTGTGAGCTGTAAAGGTACTTAATTAGCCTGGCTTAACCTTCTTGTTTTTTCTGAAGACATGACCAGTACAGAGAATAACTACAGATGTCAAGTATAGTGTCCCTCGCTGTCTGAAACTTTTATCTAGAGTTGGCCTCCGTGTTGTGGTAAATAAACCAATCCTGCACATACTCGGATGATCCCACAGAGTGCATGATTACTTGGACAACTGCCAGTGATATTAATGGCGCTTAATGGGAACACTTCATTTTAGCTACCGGATAGAGTTACCTGTCTGTTTCAGAGTACTCGGAGTAATTGACAGTCTGCTACATCAAGAGCGAGACAGACCAATAGCCAGCTACAGCCAATCGAGACAGTATCAACATGGACAGATACAGGTATTGCCAAATCCAGGCAAAATGAGAGAAAACGCCGGTGGCATTCAAGAACATGTAGCCACCATCTCTTAAATGCTTGTAACGAACTCTCGACAGTCTCTCAAAAATCTCTTTCTCAAGATGAGAAAACAAACTGGGGGAGATTTGCATACACAAAAACAGGAGTAGAACAGGTGTGCTACTACACGACAACCCTGAGAAGCCTATTTCGATTTCGAGATGAAATGAAAGTAGAGATTCGCGGCATTTAGGTACCTCTCTTTCGGCGGTCATGGTGGTGCGGCGCTCCACCTTTGGGCTCCGGCCGGTGGGCGACTTGGTGGCCGCCGCGTCGACGCCGGAGTCCAGGCCGGCCAGCCTCGTCGGCCGGCCCGTCTTGTTTGCCCCGAGAGGAGACCCACGGGCAGGGTGCTCCACGGAGCCATTCCTTCATGCCAAGAACACACAAGTACAGTCAGTCAGAAAcctcaaaaaggaaaagaaaatggtAAGGTAGGGGAAGCTAGCTGAGGCTGAAGTGAAGATCCTTGCCTCACGGCCGTACTGCTCGAATATAACCTGAGAAAATGCATCTTGCTCAAGTACAGCATGACTAGAGGAGGCACAGGGTTTCACTGCCCCCCTTCATCCCAAATGCAGGggaaaaaccagagagaagaactCCAAAGTTCTTGACGAGGAAGCAAACTAGAGAACCGCTCCGGATTAAACGGGTCAAAGATTTCAGCTCGAGTTAACCAGCCAGATGCAGAGAAGAGAAGCAATGGGGGGAAACAAAGAATCCGAGGCCGAAAGCGGCAGAGGCGACCGACAAGAAGTGAATGGGGAGCAACCAGGCGAGCGAGAGGCAGGCAGCAGCCGGGAAATGGGAGGCGCATTAGCTTATTAACTTAATGATCCCCCGTGATATGCAAGCACGGGGCCGAGGCTTTACAGATGTGGTTAGCGAGGGGAGACAGGTGGACCAGCGCCGCACTGCGGCTCCTTTGGCCGCTTGGCGCCGAGCTCAAGAACCGGACAGGCGTTGCCCATGGCGCCATCTGCATTTTATCAAAAATATGGAGCCATCTGCAAACAGTCACGGTCACATGCGTGCAGTGCGCCCCCGATTTTGAAAATTTTGGTCGCTTCCTGGCTGGCTCCGGCAAGACAGGTGGTGGTGTGTAAGGAACTAAGGATGAAAGTGTAGTTTATCGCCGCCCAAACGACTGGTTAACGTGTCACGGGCGAAATTAGCGGGGTTGATTTTGTTTAAGATATACTGTGAGGAATACGCGCGATTGGTGCTCCTGTAGCTGCAAGCCTGAAACAGTCGAGAGCCTCTGTTTAATCCCCGTGAACAGAGAGCATGAGCAGTGCTGCTTCCAGTTTCGCTCCGTTGATGAAGGGAGGTTCAGACCCAGGTTAACTCTGTTCAAAACTTTGTGAGGTACTAACAGTAACCTCACAAAACGGATGCACGCACATTGACTGTATCCGTATTCAGAAGATTTGAGCATGGAGCGGAGAATCTATCTAACATCCCAGAGACCGATGCATGGGCATAAACAAAGCATGGAGGAAGGAATCAAATAAGTATAGTAGCACATGACGCCTCAAAACGAACAATCAAACTGCTAAAAAAAACCAAGCCGCACATGGATGGAACTCAGCAGAGTAGAGGACAGAGGGGGGAGGATGGAACGAGCAAGCGAACGAAACATACCTTGTCTTGGCTGTCTGCATGGCCGGCCGGCTATATCTCTCTCTGTTCCAAAATTTGATTGAGAGCCACCCCAGCACTACTGGTGTGTATGTATGCCCACCTACAGGAAAGAAAGCTGCAACGGGACAAGCAGAAAAGGGCGGTCAGCTCGGCTCAGCTCAGCTCCCTCTCTGGACCGGGGAAGAAGAGGGCGGGGGAGAGAGGCCAAGAGAAGAGAAGGCTAGCTAGACGCTAATCGCCACTTTGCTACGGCGACGGAGGGCGAGAAGGCTCTTTGTAGTACCACTATCTTCCCTCCACATGCACGAGAAAAGCAACTAAATAATGGAAGCAACCATTGTAGTACTACTAGTGCATCATTCCCGGCTAGGCTTGCCGCTTGCTTCCCCGTCTAACCTGGCACTAACCAGTGTACCGCACCCAACAGCGACGGCCGCGTGGTTTTTAAATACTACTAATAATCAGACACCATCCTTAAACGGGGAGGCAGAGGCAGACTCATGCAGTCCGTTTCTTTAAGCTTTGCTTTGGCACGGGCGGCGATGATCACCGGCCGTCTACATGCGTCGACCGCATGGTCCCGTGCAAGATAGCGCGCATTATACGCGCGCCACTACAACCACCAGACTTGAGCCCGGAGAGAGGTGCGGCCGAAGCAAGCCAACTagccaagcaagcaagcaagaatcCACCACCATCACCATGGGAGGCTTGCCCTTTTGTTTTGCTCACTCTCTATCATATTCATATCTCTTCCCCCTTACTCAAGCTCCCGCTTGGCCTACCCACACGCGAAACAAAAGCATGCAATGGCGTCGTACAATGGTGGAAAAGTTGTTGGGCCGAAATGACAAGTGCGCGTATGTACGTCCGATTGGTAGCTTGGGTATTAAATACGTGCGCACCTAATCTCCTTTCCATTAGCCAGAGCGCAGGAGCAAAAGGAAAGGAGAAAGGAGAAACAAGGCGTGCTTTGTTTAAGGATTACCACCTCAGGATAACTAACTAACTGAGTTGATGGATGTCCACATGTATTTATGAGCTGGGTGGTCGGGCTTGGGGTGATTGGTGGCGACGAGAGACAAAAATCCCCAAAGCTAGCTCGGGAAGGAGGGATGGTCCGAGCAGCTTTACAGCTTGTATCTGCTGGATACATAAGCAAGCTTGTCGGCCGAACTAGGCCGGTAGGTGGTAGCTAGACATGGGCGCATATATGTACTACGAGAGACGAGAGGGGAGCAAAATTGGAGGTCACTCCATCGTGGGATGCATGTCCCTCTCCTCTCACCTTCCCTTTGGACCAATTCCAATGGGGCACAAATGCTGAAATGCATGATGCAACCGAGCTAGCTAGCATGGATGATGTGTGAGATGCTGAGGGAATGCACGGCGGAAATGTGATAGAAGCAGAGCATCGAATCGAACCGAACCTCGCGTCGCCGGCCTGTCCTGCTTGTCCGGAACGGGAGCTCGGAATGGGTTGGACGGTGCCTTTTCTTCCTCTGCTGTCGCCCGGGTCGCTCGGCCGTGTTCACGCCGTGCTCTGGGACGCCATTGCCGAAGAGGGGGACGCCGTGCTCTGGGACGCCATTGCCGAAGAGGGGGACGCCGTGCTCTGGGACGCCATTGCCGAAGAGGGGGACGCCGTGCTCTGGGACGCCATTGCCGAAGAGGGGGCGACAGAGGGGTAGGGGGGCATCTGCTGGGGGAAGTAGGATGTCATCGCGTCCTTTTAAACGAGAGGAATGGAACGGAATGGAGACAGGTCGTGAGGATTTCGGAAGGCTGCAGGGGCACGGAGCAGCAAAGAGGAAGAACAACCATTTTCCGTGCTCAGTGTCTCCCGTGGcaacaaatcaaatcaaatcaaatcaatgGGGAGGGATGGATGAGATGTTCATACCCGTCGTACAGTACTTGGGCTTTGTTTTTGCAGTATCCCGCGCGTTGTCAACTCCTTTCGGTGCCTGTCGCCGTTGGGGCTGGGTTGGGGTTGGGCTCAACGACGCGCGACGGGGCTGTTGGTCTCTCTCGGATGGCGTTCTTCCGCGCTGGGAAACTGGAGCGCGCTAGACCGGCCGCTTTACCAAAGCGTAGAGCGCCGCGTGCACGCTCAACCCTGCCGAGGCGTCAGTATTTACAGTAGTACTACGATCAAAGGTGAAAAACAAACAACTTGTCCGGAAAGAGTGTCGCGTGGGGTGTACTTGCGATTTGCGATTGGCGGATGCATGCAGGTGGAAACGAAGAAGACAGACATACCACTGGATTGGATTGCGCGCTCTGACGACCCGTGCTTCCGGACTTTTTACTGCCAAAAGGAACGAGACAGATCTACGCGCTTGTACCGTAGCACCGCGCGGAGCAGAGGAGTCCCCGTTGGTACCAAACTGTCGCAGGCCCGGGCGACATGGGGACGAGGACTGACCGGTCCAGCTCGCGTCGG
Coding sequences within:
- the LOC123079651 gene encoding interactor of constitutive active ROPs 2, chloroplastic isoform X2, whose product is MQTAKTRNGSVEHPARGSPLGANKTGRPTRLAGLDSGVDAAATKSPTGRSPKVERRTTMTAEREKRRSPMKLSELESQLSQLQDELKKAKEQLHSSENSRKRALQEAEEARAQAAEASAQASDSRAQLAELSSVEETRIFELRRLSQERDRSWQSELEAMQKQHEADSAALVAAMGEVHRLRVQLAAAARADRKQEVAEALATVDELRAKLTASEEAEAQARALHEECKQQLEASRATIDSLLTDGSKLMDSFSLVVTELEESRAKLKALEEEVEETTSAKAAAAGQSCNCSDSEAAELRSALEDVEARFQEEKILSTVETQCAYELMDQIKVESDLRHGKLATALASAKSEVMFLKASLFDRESELRRAQDATKKAQDDARTNSTADELKAQLQGALQENGQLKLELRQYESEKVPAKSEADAAAEAAKKGETEAELRRLRVQAEQWRKAAETAMALLTVGKGGNGKILDRGESLDGGKYAGLYDELDDDAAAARKNGNVLRRISGMWKK
- the LOC123079651 gene encoding interactor of constitutive active ROPs 2, chloroplastic isoform X1, with the protein product MLYLSKMHFLRLYSSSTAVRNGSVEHPARGSPLGANKTGRPTRLAGLDSGVDAAATKSPTGRSPKVERRTTMTAEREKRRSPMKLSELESQLSQLQDELKKAKEQLHSSENSRKRALQEAEEARAQAAEASAQASDSRAQLAELSSVEETRIFELRRLSQERDRSWQSELEAMQKQHEADSAALVAAMGEVHRLRVQLAAAARADRKQEVAEALATVDELRAKLTASEEAEAQARALHEECKQQLEASRATIDSLLTDGSKLMDSFSLVVTELEESRAKLKALEEEVEETTSAKAAAAGQSCNCSDSEAAELRSALEDVEARFQEEKILSTVETQCAYELMDQIKVESDLRHGKLATALASAKSEVMFLKASLFDRESELRRAQDATKKAQDDARTNSTADELKAQLQGALQENGQLKLELRQYESEKVPAKSEADAAAEAAKKGETEAELRRLRVQAEQWRKAAETAMALLTVGKGGNGKILDRGESLDGGKYAGLYDELDDDAAAARKNGNVLRRISGMWKK